A genomic window from Aquila chrysaetos chrysaetos chromosome 9, bAquChr1.4, whole genome shotgun sequence includes:
- the MYLK3 gene encoding myosin light chain kinase 3 isoform X5 has product MRKKEAKDKPEESGAKPKHVLSNRGTQTESKKPLEETKSGKKLDENKGACEKVNASSAVAHKADSKPQVKERTAQQQLVDGAGKTHSSKSCQQQKDVGVKALNQHNGLPFVNQDHVGNQNVPAKAHDMDRAPRLDKCHRQLVHQKLRENENKPPSSSAASREAVPSTSQAISDTGCEVTHTRISINVHMTEMKEKVEMTNEGNLNDHRGKSPKVKSPSSTLAEVEGVKQLPDKLKLQQSPKNISTEPNQEVKGDNKQNELAPQTGKQQPLLSKPKPGKKAEEKSELKCKPITSKNTSVKEPTKDVGVEVKIHQETAKAEESPTHSNSGRRESESASSGGSESDAYQCTGMAPVKPTSLEASKELPTQEEMIIDDSPSPPAPFEHRIVSVKQTEVTMCYSVCRHEVLGGGRFGQVHKCTEISTGLSLAAKIIKVKGAKEREEVKNEINVMNQLNHVNLIQLYDAFEAKNNITLIMEYLDGGELFDRITDENYNLTELDAILFTKQICEGVHYLHQHYILHLDLKPENILCVNHTGNQIKIIDFGLARRYKPREKLKVNFGTPEFLAPEVVNYDFVSFPTDMWSVGVITYMLLSGLSPFLGETDAETMNYVVNCSWDFDAEAFEQLSEEAKDFISRLLVKEKSCRMSATQCLKHEWLNNLPAKAKKSKLRLKSQLLLQGYMAHRKWKKHFYVVAAANRLKRFQSMSVKLA; this is encoded by the exons agaCAAAAAGTGGGAAAAAGCTGGATGAAAACAAGGGAGCATGTGAGAAGGTGAACGCTTCTAGTGCAGTAGCCCACAAAGCTGACTCCAAACCCCAAGTTAAAGAGAGGACAGCGCAGCAGCAACTAGTAGACGGTGCTGGCAAAACACACAGCTCTAAGAGCTGTCAACAGCAAAAGGACGTTGGTGTCAAAGCTTTGAATCAACACAATGGTCTTCCCTTCGTAAATCAAGATCATGTAGGCAACCAAAATGTTCCTGCTAAAGCACACGATATGGACAGAGCCCCACGCCTAGATAAGTGCCACAGACAGCTTGTTCATCAGAAACtcagagagaatgaaaacaaacctcCATCGTCAAGTGCGGCATCCCGGGAAGCTGTGCCCTCCACATCCCAGGCTATATCTGACACAGGGTGTGAAGTGACACATACCAG GATATCCATCAATGTACATatgactgaaatgaaagaaaaggtggaGATGACCAATGAAGGAAACTTAAATGATCACAGAGGTAAAAGTCCCAAAGTAAAATCCCCATCCTCCACACTAGCAGAAGTGGAAGGAGTCAAACAGCTACCTGACAAATTAAAACTTCAACAGAGTCCTAAAAACATCAGCACTGAGCCAAATCAAGAAGTGAAAGGAGACAATAAGCAAAATGAACTTGCGCCTCAAACAGGGAAGCAACAGCCATTACTGAGCAAGCCCAAACCAGGTAAAAAGGCTGAAGagaaatcagaattaaaatgcaagCCCATAACCTCAAAGAATACGTCTGTGAAGGAGCCTACAAAAGATGTGGGGGTAGAAGTGAAAATCCatcaagaaacagcaaaagcagaagaatcCCCAACACATAGCAACTCTGGGAGGAGAGAATCCGAGTCTGCATCTTCAGGGGGAAGTGAAAGTGATGCTTATCAGTGTACAGGAATGGCACCAGTGAAGCCTACATCATTGGAAGCTAGCAAAGAGCTTCCCACGCAGGAAGAAATGATCATCG ATGACAGCCCTTCTCCTCCGGCTCCTTTCGAACATCGCATAGTGAGTGTCAAGCAAACAGAGGTGACAATGTGCTACTCAGTGTGTCGTCACGAAGTACTGGGGGGG GGGCGTTTTGGGCAAGTTCACAAGTGCACGGAAATATCAACTGGTCTCAGCCTGGCAGCCAAAATCATAAAAGTGAAAGGAGCAAAAGAGAGG gaggaagtaaaaaatgagattaatgTCATGAACCAATTAAATCACGTGAATCTGATCCAGCTTTATGATGCTTTCGAAGCCAAAAATAATATCACTTTGATTATGGAATA TCTTGATGGTGGTGAATTATTTGACCGGATCACAGATGAAAACTACAATCTAACTGAGTTGGATGCGATCCTATTTACCAAACAGATTTGTGAAGGAGTGCACTACTTGCACCAGCATTATATTCTCCATTTAGATCTGAAG ccTGAAAACATACTATGTGTAAATCACACAGGAAACCAGATTAAAATTATTGACTTTGGATTAGCAAGGAG GTACAAACCTCGTGAGAAACTGAAGGTTAATTTTGGAACTCCAGAGTTCTTGGCTCCTGAAGTGGTGAACTAtgactttgtttctttcccaaCGGACATGTGGAGTGTAGGCGTCATCACGTATATGTT gcttaGTGGCCTGTCCCCATTCCTGGGAGAAACTGATGCAGAGACAATGAATTATGTAGTTAATTGCAGCTGGGATTTTGATGCAGAAGCATTTGAACAGCTATCAGAGGAAGCTAAAGACTTCATTTCCAGACTACTTGTGAAGGAGAAAAG ctgtCGGATGAGTGCAACGCAGTGTCTGAAGCACGAGTGGTTAAACAATCTACCTGCCAAAGCCAAGAAGTCCAAGCTTCGCCTGAAGTCCCAGTTGTTGCTCCAGGGTTACATGGCtcacagaaaatggaag aaacatttttatgtgGTGGCGGCTGCTAATAGGCTGAAGAGATTTCAGAGTATGTCTGTCAAGCTTGCCTAA